Within Amycolatopsis sp. cg5, the genomic segment ATGCGTTCTACCGCAAGAGCTTCCTTTCCCTGCCGGACGCGAAGCTGCAGAGCTTCTACTGGATCCAGCTGTACAAACTGGCGTCCGCCGCGCGCGCCGAGGCGCCGATCATGGCCACCACCGGGCCGTGGCTGGAGCCGACGCCGTGGCCGTCCGTTTGGTACAACCTCAACGCCCAGCTCGAATACTGGCCGGTGCACGGGTCCAATCACCTCGAACTCGACCCGATCCCGCGCTCGATCCGCGAGAACCAGCAGACGCTGATCGACGGCCTGCGCCCCGAGTACCGCGCCGACTCGATGGGCCTGCGCCGCAGCGCCGACGCGCGGTTCGCCGACGCCGGCTACGTCGGCGTGCCGAACCCGAACTCCGACGCCGAGATCGGCGACCTGCCCTGGCTGCTGCACAACGCCTGGCTGTCCTATCGGCACACCATGGACGTCTCGATCCTGCGTGACGTCGTGTTCCCGGTGCTGCGCAAGGCGATGAACTACTACCTGCACTTCCTCGCGTCCGGTGCGGACGGCCGCCTGCATCTGCCGCCGACGTTCTCGCCGGAGTACGGCCGCGCGCCGGACTGCAACTACGACCTCGCGCTGATCCGCTGGAGCTGCCAGACGCTGCTGGACTCGGCGAAGACGCTGGGCATCGCCGACCCGCTCGTCCCGAAGTGGCGTGAGGTGCTCGACAAGCTGGTCGACTACCCGGTCGACGAGCACGGCCTGATGGTCGGCACGGGTGTCCCGTTCGCCAAGTCGCACCGGCACTATTCGCACATCTTGGCCGCGTATCCGCTGTATCTGATCAATGTGGACAGTTCGGCCGAAGCCGACCTGATCGCCAAGTCGCTGGCACACTGGATCAGCTTCGAGGGCGCGTTGCGCGGCTTCAGCTTCACAGGCGCGTCTTCGCTGTCGGCCGCACTGGGCAGGGGAGACGACGCGCTGAAGCATCTGCGCGAGTTCGTCGCGCGGTTCGCCCAGCCCAACACCATGTACTACGAGGCGGGACCCGTCATCGAGACGCCGCTCTCGGCCGCGCAGTCCGTGCACGACATGCTGTGCCAGAGCTGGGGCGACACCATCCGGATCTTTCCCGCGGTGCCGGCTGCCTGGCGGGACCTCACCCTGCACGATTTCCGCACGCAGGGCGCTTTCCTCGTGAGCGCCGTGCGCAAGGCGGGCGTGACGACGTTCGTGCGGGTGCGCAGTCTCGCCGGGCAGCCTCTCAAACTGCGGACCGGCATCGCGGGCGCGCTGGAGGTCCGCGGCGCACGCCGGTGGAAGCAACTTCCCGATGGCACGGTCGAAATCGAGCTGCCGCGCGGCGGCGAGGCGCTCGTGCACGCACGCGGGCACCGGCCGGACACCACCATCGCGCCGGTGCCGATCAGCGAGCCGTCGCCGCCATGGGGTCTGCCCGCGCTGGCGCCCGGTGGCCAGCTGGTGCCGGTCGATCTGTCCACTGTGGTCAACTCCGATGGTGTGACCAGCGAGTTCTATCTCGGCGACGGGGACTTCGACGGCTCCGGCAACACCTACCCGGCGGCCCAGCTGCCGCAGACCGGGCAGGTCACCGACGACGGGGTGCCGTTCCTGTTCGTCAACGGCAGCGAGGGCACGCCGAACAACGTCGTCGGTGCCACGATTCCGTTGCCAGCGGGTAAATACACGACGCTGCACGTGCTCGGCGCCGCCGACACCGCCAACAGCGACGGCAAGATCACGGTGACCTATGCGGACGGCGCCGTCGAGCTTCCGCTGCGGCTCACCGCCTGGCGTTCCGCCGCCGCGTTCGGTGAGAGCGAGGCCGTCACCACCAGCCTGATGCACGCCAAGAGCGGCATCCAGAACGTCAAACTCGCGATCTTCCATCAGAAGATCCAGCTCGACCCGGCGCGCGAGGTCGCGTCGATCGCACTCCCTTCCGCCGCCACACCTCGGCCGCATCTGTTCGCGGTCACCCTAGAGAAGGGGAAGGCATGACCGGTTTCGACCGTAGGAAAGCGCTTACTTTGGGAGCGGGCGCGCTCGGCGCGCTGGCGCTGGGTGTGACACCGGCGCAGGCGGCGACGTGGAAGCTCAGATGGAACCCGGACCCGGCGAAGGACGGGCTCAAGGCGTTCGAGGGCCTCGAAGACGATCGGGCCGGCACGCACCCCGTCCAGCACATCTTCGCCGAGAGTAATCAGTGGCGCTTCCTCATGCACACCCGTGACCGCGACACGATGACCGACCGGCAGCGCAACGAGGTGCGCGGCATGCGCAGCGGCGGCGCGGCCGTCCCGATCAAGCTCAACGAGACCTGGCGGCTGGAATACCAGGCCTACTGGCCGTCCGCGCTGACCGCGACGACGGCGTTCACCCACATCATGCAGATGAAGGTGTCCGGTGTGGACGCTCCGGTGTGGACACTGACCCCGCGCATGAAGGGCAGCACCGGCAGGCTCACCATCGCGGGCGACTCGGCGTCCGAAGTGGACCTCACCGACTACGCGCCGCTGCAGAACAAGTGGATCGACGTGATGTTCGAGTTCAAGGCCTCGCACTCCGGCACGCTGCGCTGCGTCATCAAGAACGGCTCGGCCACCGTCGTCGACCGTAAGTGGAACGCGAACCTCTGGCGTGACACGGCTTACCTGCGACCGAAATGGGGCATCTACCGCAGCCTCAACTCGTCGGGACTGAAGGACTGCTACCAGCTCATCCGCAACTACAAGGGTTACCAACTCGTTTAAGGGTGGCGAACTTGAAGAGACTGGCCAAGAGATTCGGTGCCGCCGTGTCCGCGGCGGCGATGGTGTTCACCGTTCCCGTACTGGCCGCGCCTGCGGCGGAGGCGTTGCCGGACGGGCTCGCGCTGACCCCGCCGATGGGGTTCAACAACTGGAACACCACCGGCTGCAAGATCGACGAGCAGATGATCCGCGACATGGCGGACATCTTCGTCGACAAAGGACTGAAGGCGGCCGGCTACCAGTACGTCAACGTCGACGACTGCTGGGCGGAAAAGGAACGCAACGCCGAGGGCAAACTGGAGGGCAACAAGCTCACCTTCCCCAGCGGCATGAAGGCGCTCGGCGACTACATCCACTCGAAGGGCCTCAAGTTCGGCATCTACACCAGCGCGGGCACGGTCACCTGCGCGAAGACCATGCCGGGCGGGCTCGACCACGAGGACGTGGACGCGCAGACGTTCGCGGACTGGGGCGTCGACTACCTCAAGTACGACAACTGCAACAACCAGGGCCGCCCGGCGCTGGAGCGCTACACGAAGATGCGTGACGCGCTCAAGAAGACGGGGCGCCAGATCGTCTACTCGCTGTGCGAGTGGGGCGACAACAAGCCGTGGGAATGGGGCAAGGACGTCGGCCACCTGTGGCGCACGACCGGTGACATCAAGGACAACTGGTCCTCGATGCTCAACATCGTCAAGAAGAACGCGCCGCTCGCGCCGTACGGCGGGCCCGGTCACTGGAACGACCCCGACATGCTGGAGATCGGCAACGGCGGCATGTCCACTGTGGAGTACGAGTCGCACATGTCGCTGTGGTCGATCATGGCGGCCCCGCTGCTGATCGGCTCCGACCTGCGCAAGGTCAGCAAGGAGAACTTCGAGGTACTGCTGAACCAAGAGGTGATCGCGATCGACCAGGACGCGAAGGGCGTCCAGGGCGCCGTGCTGTCCCAAAAGGACGGTCACTGGGTGTTCGCGAAGCCGCTGGCAGGAGGCGACGTCGCGGTGGCGCTGTTCAACGAGAACACCACCAGCGCGACCATCGGGACCAACGTCGCCGCGCTAGGCCTGCCGCGGTCGGCCGGATACAGCGTGCGTGACCTGTGGAAGCACAAGACGTACCAGAGCGCTGGCCAGATCTCCGCGCTCGTGCCCGCGCACGGCACCGCGATGTTCCGCATCAAGGCCGGTGGTGACTGGCTGCGCCACGAGCCGCTGGTCGGCGCCGGTCTCGAGTTCGCGGCCACGGCCAGCGGCGTGCCCGGTGACCTCGTCCCGGCCGGGAAGCCGTTCGAGGCCACCGTTTCGGTCACGAACCACGCCCGGCTGCCGGTGCTCTCGCCGAAGGTCGCGCTGACCGCTCCGGCGGGCTGGAAGATCGAGCAGCTCTCGCGTCCTCGCAAGTGGATACTCGGCGCCGACGAATCGGCGACCGGACGCTGGCGGATCACGCCACCGGCCGGCACCGAGGGCACGGTGACGGCACTGCACAGCGAGACCCAGTACGACACGCTGGGCTTCGGCCGGGTCAAACAGTCCGGCGACTCGCCGGTGACCGTGCCGGCGGCGCCGCCGTCCGGATCGGCCTACGCGAGTGATTTGCGCTGGTACGCCGAGAAGAACGGCTACGGCAACATCGAGCGTGACATGTCCAACGGCAGCATCCCCGACAAGGACGGCAAGCCGCTGACCATCAACGGCGTCCGCTACGCCAAGGGCCTGGGCGCGCACGCGCCGAGCGAGCTGGTCTTCTACACCGGCGGCCGCTGCACCGCGTTCAGCACCGACGTCGGCATCGACGACGAGCGGGAACCGGCGAACCTGCGCGGCTCGGCGACCTTCGAGGTCCACACCGACGGCAAGAAGAAGGTGGACTCCGGGCTGCTGACCTACCTGGACCCGGCGGCACACCTGACGGCGGACATCACCGGCGCTCAGTACGTCAAGCTCGTGGTCACCGACGGTGGCGACGGCAACTCCTACGACCGCGGCGACTGGGCAGGCGCACAGTTCACCTGCAAGTAGCCCTGACCTGCGCATAAAGAGGTCGTGAGTGGTATGGCCGGTTCTAGCGGAACCTGACTTAGGTACCTACTGTTGATCTATGGGCTTCAGTCATCAGGTTAGCGCAGGTCAGGACGGGCGGCAGCCGATCTGGGACTCGTACGCGCGGCTGTCTCGCAACCAGGCGGGGAAGCTGGAGAAGTGCGAGACCCAGCACGGCGACAACCGTGGAGTGATCGAGCGGTCGGGCGCTGTGCTGGGTGAGGAGATCTCCGATCCGAAGCTGTCGGCGTGGAATCCGAAGGTGCGCCGTCCTGGGTGGGAACGGATCATGAAGCGGATCGCGGCGCGGGCGTGTGACGGGGTGGTGCTGTGGAACACCGACCGGGGGTGGCGTCAGTCGCCGGACCTTGAAGATCTGTTCAAGCTGATCGAGGGGTTCGGCTCGTTCACGGTGGCGTCCTCGCACGGCCGGTACGACTTGGCCGACTACAACGACCGGTACCAGTTGCGGCAGGAGGTCGCGCACAACCAGCGCAACTCCGATGAGGCGTCGCAGCGAATCTCCCGCCGGTTCGACACGCTGCGCCGCAACGGCGTCCCGCACCTGCAAGGGCGGTCATTCGGCTTCCCCGGCTTGGACAGGACTGTCCGCAAGGAAGACGCGATCGGCGAAGACGGCAAAGACACCCGCCAGCAGGTTCCGGCGGAGTTGGTGGAACGCGAGCGGGCCGCGTTGCGGTCGGGGACGACTGCGTTGTTGGCGGGCGTGACTCAGGTTGCGCTGACGGACGAGTGGAATGCTGACGGGCTGCGCACGGTCACCGGTGGCATGTGGCGACCGGCTCAGGTTCGGGAGGTGTTGTTGCGGCCGCGCAACGCGGGGCTGATCGAGCATGACGGCGAGGTCGTGGGTCACATGCCGGGTGAGCCGATCGTGGATCCGGTCGAGTTCGATCGGTTGCGCACGATGTATGCCGGTCGCACCCGTGGACGGCAGCCGGGCGGACGCTACGTGGGGTCAGGGATTCTGACGTGCTCGCTGTGCGGGAAGACGGTGTCCGGCCGTCCACATGTCGGTGAGTACCCGGACGGGCAGCGGCGGCGGCAGTACGCGTGTATGAAGGGGCACGGCGGGTGCGGCAAGGTCGCGGCGGATGTTCTGCTGGTGGAGTTGGAGTTGCGCGGGCTGGTGATCTCGCGGTTGTCCGACGCGCGCCATGCGGCGGCGATCAGGGCTTCCCGCGCGAGGGTAAGCGAGCAGCTCGGCGAAGTCTTGAAGGAGATCGCCGAGTGCGAGCGGCGGCAAGTGGCGATTGCCGCGAAGTACGGTGCGCGGAAGATGTCAGAAGAGGCTTTTGACAAGGCCAATGAACCGCTGGTGGCTGATCTAGCGAAGCTGGAGGCGCAGCGAGACGAACTGACCGGCGGGAACCCTGAAGGACCCACCGAGGCAATGAGCCGCTCGGACGCCGCCGCACAGTGGGACTCCGCCGAGGTGCCGGAGAAGCGCGCGATGCTGCTTGACGCGCTGGGCAGGGACACCGTGTTTCTCGACCCCGCCAAGAAGGACGGGTTCCGCATCTTCAATCCCAAGCGTGTCCGTGTCGAGCGACACAAGCGCGCCGCGAGGCGGAAGACGGCCTGACATAGCAATGAGCGACGGCGCACCCCCAAGGCGGGGCGCGCCGTCGCTCATCGGTGTGTCAGGCCGCGCGGTCCTGATCGGTGTTGCGCAGCCGGGTTTCTATGCGGTTAAGGATCAGCGCAAGCGCGTCAATCTGCTGTTGGCTCATCGGCGGCCAATCGGCGACGATGACCGCCCATCGGTCCACCGCTTCAGCGGCGAGACGGGCCTGTTTTTCGGCGTAGGTCTCCTTTGGGCTTGAGGGGTCGGGTACGGCTTTGAGGTGGCGGCGTGGCGTCCTGGAGGGCATCAGCGGGTTCCTCTCCTGATCGGTGGCGGTCAGGTGGTTTGGTTCGTGAGGCGGCTCCTTCCTGGGTACGGGCGAGTCAGGCAGCGGGTTTCAGCGTCCGCCGCGATGGCGTGACAGACGCCGCTGTGGCATCGATCAGCCGGACAAGGCGGCTACCGCCGACGGGCAACCACACCCGGTCGGCGAACGCGGCCTGTGCAGCCGCCAGGTAATCGGTGTCGGTGCTGAGGATCGGCACCGAGGGCGGAACGCCGTGTCGGTGCGCCAGCTGCTGGAAATGGTGGTTCCTGGGCGTGTTCGGGAAGACGAACAGCACGGGCTTGGTCACTCCGGCGGTGGCCAGTTCGGCGTACTTGTCGATCTTCTCGACGACGTCGGCGAGACGTTCGGTGCCGTTGTCGTATTCGAGGAAGAACCCCAATTTCCGGTCGTTCTCGGACCATTCGCCGTAGCCGTCCGGTCGCACGATCTTTCCGCAGATCGACGCGACTCGACTTTCCGGCCACCAATCCAGCAGCTCGCAATTCGGAACTTTCTGCGCATGCCCTGACAGGGTCGTGAAGAAGTCGTTCACGCCGAGCAGGTGGTCGAGCGTGCGTGATTCGGCTAGCCGAATGATCCTCTCCCGGACCGCGCTTGCTCGCGGCAGCGGATCACCGCTGGAGGCGGCGTGGATCGCTTCGCCGAGCAGACCGAGCGTGTAGCGCCACGGCTGGGAGCCGGGGCGGACACAGCGGCGGAACCGGGCGAGTACGCCGCGCCGGTGCAGCAGCACGAGTCGGTGTCGGGCGCGGGTGTCGTTGGGGAAGTCCAGCCGCGCCACCTGCTCGGCAGTGAAGACACGGTGGTCGGCGAGCAGGTCGATCAGCGACCGGTCGCGGTCGGTGAGGCGACGACCTTCGTCGATCGCCTCAGCGAGCGTTGCCGGGGCTATTTCTATGCCGGGTGGGGTGGACTTACTGTCCAGTCGTGAGACTGTCACGATGCCTCCTCGGTGGGGTCTTCCTGCGGATTCAGCTGGGCCAGGGTTCGCCAGTCATTCGCCCGCTGTGGGTGGGCGGGTGACTGGCGCGCAGACCGGCGCTGTGAACGGCTCAGTGATTGGTCCTCCTTGTCCAGCAACGCTTCGCTGCCGACAACCATGGTGAGTTCACGCCGCTTGCGGGCCCGGTCCCGCACTTCGCGGGGCAGCCCGGTCCGTGCCCGTGCGGCGGCCGTCAGCTCTTGTGCCCGGCCTCGAATCGCCGCAGACGCCGGGACGGCGTCCACTGTGAACGGCGCGACGTCGCCTCCACGGTGGACGGTGCGGCAGGTGATCTGAAATGCCGCGCGACGGGCCAGGTCGCGTTCGTCGAAGTACGGGGCGACGTGCCGTACCAACCGGGTCGCGTCAGTCGGCGACACGGTGAAGTACAGCTTGTTCCGTGCGTTCGCGTCGATCGCTTCCCGGACATCGGCTGGCAATTGCGCGAGATGCTGATGCGCGAGAACCAGCGACACGCGGTATCCACGCGCTTCGGCTAACGCGTCCTCCACCCCGATAGGCAGGTGCAGGAAATTGTGGCATTCATCCACAATGATCGTCGCGTCCGGCCGCTCGTTCGGTTTACGGTCGGCGCGACGGGTTGCGGCCTGCCACAGACCGGCGAGCAATAGTGATCCGAGCAGGCGCGAGCAGTCCTCGCCGAGTTCTCCTTTCGGTAGTCGGGCGATGAGGACGCCGCCGTCGAGAATGTCCGACAGCGTGAACGTGCTGCGCGGG encodes:
- a CDS encoding replication-relaxation family protein, with the protein product MTVSRLDSKSTPPGIEIAPATLAEAIDEGRRLTDRDRSLIDLLADHRVFTAEQVARLDFPNDTRARHRLVLLHRRGVLARFRRCVRPGSQPWRYTLGLLGEAIHAASSGDPLPRASAVRERIIRLAESRTLDHLLGVNDFFTTLSGHAQKVPNCELLDWWPESRVASICGKIVRPDGYGEWSENDRKLGFFLEYDNGTERLADVVEKIDKYAELATAGVTKPVLFVFPNTPRNHHFQQLAHRHGVPPSVPILSTDTDYLAAAQAAFADRVWLPVGGSRLVRLIDATAASVTPSRRTLKPAA
- a CDS encoding recombinase family protein, with the translated sequence MGFSHQVSAGQDGRQPIWDSYARLSRNQAGKLEKCETQHGDNRGVIERSGAVLGEEISDPKLSAWNPKVRRPGWERIMKRIAARACDGVVLWNTDRGWRQSPDLEDLFKLIEGFGSFTVASSHGRYDLADYNDRYQLRQEVAHNQRNSDEASQRISRRFDTLRRNGVPHLQGRSFGFPGLDRTVRKEDAIGEDGKDTRQQVPAELVERERAALRSGTTALLAGVTQVALTDEWNADGLRTVTGGMWRPAQVREVLLRPRNAGLIEHDGEVVGHMPGEPIVDPVEFDRLRTMYAGRTRGRQPGGRYVGSGILTCSLCGKTVSGRPHVGEYPDGQRRRQYACMKGHGGCGKVAADVLLVELELRGLVISRLSDARHAAAIRASRARVSEQLGEVLKEIAECERRQVAIAAKYGARKMSEEAFDKANEPLVADLAKLEAQRDELTGGNPEGPTEAMSRSDAAAQWDSAEVPEKRAMLLDALGRDTVFLDPAKKDGFRIFNPKRVRVERHKRAARRKTA
- a CDS encoding NPCBM/NEW2 domain-containing protein — encoded protein: MKRLAKRFGAAVSAAAMVFTVPVLAAPAAEALPDGLALTPPMGFNNWNTTGCKIDEQMIRDMADIFVDKGLKAAGYQYVNVDDCWAEKERNAEGKLEGNKLTFPSGMKALGDYIHSKGLKFGIYTSAGTVTCAKTMPGGLDHEDVDAQTFADWGVDYLKYDNCNNQGRPALERYTKMRDALKKTGRQIVYSLCEWGDNKPWEWGKDVGHLWRTTGDIKDNWSSMLNIVKKNAPLAPYGGPGHWNDPDMLEIGNGGMSTVEYESHMSLWSIMAAPLLIGSDLRKVSKENFEVLLNQEVIAIDQDAKGVQGAVLSQKDGHWVFAKPLAGGDVAVALFNENTTSATIGTNVAALGLPRSAGYSVRDLWKHKTYQSAGQISALVPAHGTAMFRIKAGGDWLRHEPLVGAGLEFAATASGVPGDLVPAGKPFEATVSVTNHARLPVLSPKVALTAPAGWKIEQLSRPRKWILGADESATGRWRITPPAGTEGTVTALHSETQYDTLGFGRVKQSGDSPVTVPAAPPSGSAYASDLRWYAEKNGYGNIERDMSNGSIPDKDGKPLTINGVRYAKGLGAHAPSELVFYTGGRCTAFSTDVGIDDEREPANLRGSATFEVHTDGKKKVDSGLLTYLDPAAHLTADITGAQYVKLVVTDGGDGNSYDRGDWAGAQFTCK
- a CDS encoding Tat pathway signal sequence domain protein; its protein translation is MPEQHGGFPRRELLGGTLAGLALTALPATANAEVEAAAECFVDSQMGTDRQWERFLAGQDPVWQRMPRTWYEGPFLGNGFVGAQVYREQNAVKFTVDHSESQDHRPANGNEWGVARLPIGKVLLKPVGTITGADLRLDLWNAELTGRVTTDKGTLEVRAFVHGQKDVLAIEVRPSAGERAFELTFVPLPAVSPRIIRENPPAGFAPNPAWTTHAEGELNFVTQPLFAGGQTATAYRIRRSARGRELLLSTAHSFPGVEAEARVRDAVRGSSSVDALRPGHRNWWHAFYRKSFLSLPDAKLQSFYWIQLYKLASAARAEAPIMATTGPWLEPTPWPSVWYNLNAQLEYWPVHGSNHLELDPIPRSIRENQQTLIDGLRPEYRADSMGLRRSADARFADAGYVGVPNPNSDAEIGDLPWLLHNAWLSYRHTMDVSILRDVVFPVLRKAMNYYLHFLASGADGRLHLPPTFSPEYGRAPDCNYDLALIRWSCQTLLDSAKTLGIADPLVPKWREVLDKLVDYPVDEHGLMVGTGVPFAKSHRHYSHILAAYPLYLINVDSSAEADLIAKSLAHWISFEGALRGFSFTGASSLSAALGRGDDALKHLREFVARFAQPNTMYYEAGPVIETPLSAAQSVHDMLCQSWGDTIRIFPAVPAAWRDLTLHDFRTQGAFLVSAVRKAGVTTFVRVRSLAGQPLKLRTGIAGALEVRGARRWKQLPDGTVEIELPRGGEALVHARGHRPDTTIAPVPISEPSPPWGLPALAPGGQLVPVDLSTVVNSDGVTSEFYLGDGDFDGSGNTYPAAQLPQTGQVTDDGVPFLFVNGSEGTPNNVVGATIPLPAGKYTTLHVLGAADTANSDGKITVTYADGAVELPLRLTAWRSAAAFGESEAVTTSLMHAKSGIQNVKLAIFHQKIQLDPAREVASIALPSAATPRPHLFAVTLEKGKA
- a CDS encoding Tat pathway signal sequence domain protein, encoding MTGFDRRKALTLGAGALGALALGVTPAQAATWKLRWNPDPAKDGLKAFEGLEDDRAGTHPVQHIFAESNQWRFLMHTRDRDTMTDRQRNEVRGMRSGGAAVPIKLNETWRLEYQAYWPSALTATTAFTHIMQMKVSGVDAPVWTLTPRMKGSTGRLTIAGDSASEVDLTDYAPLQNKWIDVMFEFKASHSGTLRCVIKNGSATVVDRKWNANLWRDTAYLRPKWGIYRSLNSSGLKDCYQLIRNYKGYQLV
- a CDS encoding type IV secretory system conjugative DNA transfer family protein; this translates as MGLAHDGPADLLGLAVPDARHHVHVLGVTGAGKSTQLCRLCVAESDAGRGVALFDCQGDLARAALDRLPRSCGNRLVIVDPAEADAPPVWNPLQADTPEKAELVAEHVVGVFRRLYAAYWGPRMDDTLRAACLTLVRREGSTLADVVPLLTDTRFQRRVLREHGEPEGLAGFWDSYNELSPAGRQQACGPIVSRLRGVFTRRLARDVLAAPRSTFTLSDILDGGVLIARLPKGELGEDCSRLLGSLLLAGLWQAATRRADRKPNERPDATIIVDECHNFLHLPIGVEDALAEARGYRVSLVLAHQHLAQLPADVREAIDANARNKLYFTVSPTDATRLVRHVAPYFDERDLARRAAFQITCRTVHRGGDVAPFTVDAVPASAAIRGRAQELTAAARARTGLPREVRDRARKRRELTMVVGSEALLDKEDQSLSRSQRRSARQSPAHPQRANDWRTLAQLNPQEDPTEEAS